One part of the Phoenix dactylifera cultivar Barhee BC4 chromosome 4, palm_55x_up_171113_PBpolish2nd_filt_p, whole genome shotgun sequence genome encodes these proteins:
- the LOC103708189 gene encoding histone-lysine N-methyltransferase ASHH3-like isoform X1 gives MPATKNKRNEQCSIECVFEKMPNELEGPVEFDLPCWLKKWKPTQYINIKRNVYLTKRRIEDDGIFCLCNPLLEASTVCDGDCHCGMLFSTCSSSCKCGNKCVNKPFQHRALRKVKVVKTQRCGFGLVADEDIKQGDFVMEYVGEVIDDKTCEERLWKMKHRGDTNFYLCEVNHDMVIDATYKGNRSRFINHSCEPNTEMQKWRVDGETRVGIFTLRNIRRGEELTYDYKFVQFGADQVCYCGSLSCRQKLGNKRRSSNHVVLCKRKTHLQNCVGELVRVWRPQDNRYYGGFISDFNNYSGMHTIIYEDEKVDILDMSKEDWDFL, from the exons ATGCCCGCAACCAAGAATAAG AGGAATGAACAATGCAGCATTGAATGTGTATTTGAAAAAATGCCTAATGAGCTTGAAGGACCAGTTGAATTTGATCTTCCATGCTGGCTGAAGAAATGGAAGCCTACACAGTACATAAATATAAAGCGCA ATGTCTACCTTACTAAGAGACGCATTGAGGATGATGGCATTTTCTGCTTGTGTAACCCCTTATTGGAAGCATCAACTGTCTGTGATGGAGATTGCCATTGCGG GATGCTATTTTCTACCTGTTCATCTAGTTGCAAATGTGGCAATAAGTGTGTCAACAAACCTTTTCAGCACAGAGCCCTGAGGAAAGTGAAAGTAGTGAAG ACACAGAGATGTGGGTTTGGGTTGGTGGCTGATGAAGATATAAAACAAGGGGATTTTGTAATGGAGTACGTGGGAGAAG TTATTGATGACAAAACCTGCGAGGAAAGACTCTGGAAAATGAAGCACCGTGGGGACACCAACTTCTATTTGTGCGAGGTTAATCATGATATGGTGATTGATGCCACATACAAAGGAAACAGATCGAGATTTATAAATCATAGTTGCGAGCCAAATACTGAGATGCAGAAATG GCGAGTTGATGGGGAAACTAGAGTTGGCATTTTCACCCTTCGTAACATACGAAGAGGCGAGGAACTGACCTATGACTACAA GTTTGTTCAATTTGGAGCAGATCAAGTTTGTTATTGTGGTTCTCTAAGCTGCAGGCAAAAGCTAGGAAACAAGCGCA GAAGTTCAAATCATGTGGTTCTTTGCAAAAGGAAGACCCATTTACAAAACTGTGTTGGGGAACTTGTACGTGTGTGGCGTCCACAGGATAATAG GTACTATGGAGGATTCATATCTGATTTTAATAACTACTCTGGAATGCACACC ATAATATATGAGGATGAAAAAGTAGACATTCTTGATATGTCAAAAGAAGATTGGGACTTCCTATGA
- the LOC103708189 gene encoding histone-lysine N-methyltransferase ASHH3-like isoform X2, which translates to MLFLFCKRNEQCSIECVFEKMPNELEGPVEFDLPCWLKKWKPTQYINIKRNVYLTKRRIEDDGIFCLCNPLLEASTVCDGDCHCGMLFSTCSSSCKCGNKCVNKPFQHRALRKVKVVKTQRCGFGLVADEDIKQGDFVMEYVGEVIDDKTCEERLWKMKHRGDTNFYLCEVNHDMVIDATYKGNRSRFINHSCEPNTEMQKWRVDGETRVGIFTLRNIRRGEELTYDYKFVQFGADQVCYCGSLSCRQKLGNKRRSSNHVVLCKRKTHLQNCVGELVRVWRPQDNRYYGGFISDFNNYSGMHTIIYEDEKVDILDMSKEDWDFL; encoded by the exons ATGCTCTTCCTCTTCTGCAAG AGGAATGAACAATGCAGCATTGAATGTGTATTTGAAAAAATGCCTAATGAGCTTGAAGGACCAGTTGAATTTGATCTTCCATGCTGGCTGAAGAAATGGAAGCCTACACAGTACATAAATATAAAGCGCA ATGTCTACCTTACTAAGAGACGCATTGAGGATGATGGCATTTTCTGCTTGTGTAACCCCTTATTGGAAGCATCAACTGTCTGTGATGGAGATTGCCATTGCGG GATGCTATTTTCTACCTGTTCATCTAGTTGCAAATGTGGCAATAAGTGTGTCAACAAACCTTTTCAGCACAGAGCCCTGAGGAAAGTGAAAGTAGTGAAG ACACAGAGATGTGGGTTTGGGTTGGTGGCTGATGAAGATATAAAACAAGGGGATTTTGTAATGGAGTACGTGGGAGAAG TTATTGATGACAAAACCTGCGAGGAAAGACTCTGGAAAATGAAGCACCGTGGGGACACCAACTTCTATTTGTGCGAGGTTAATCATGATATGGTGATTGATGCCACATACAAAGGAAACAGATCGAGATTTATAAATCATAGTTGCGAGCCAAATACTGAGATGCAGAAATG GCGAGTTGATGGGGAAACTAGAGTTGGCATTTTCACCCTTCGTAACATACGAAGAGGCGAGGAACTGACCTATGACTACAA GTTTGTTCAATTTGGAGCAGATCAAGTTTGTTATTGTGGTTCTCTAAGCTGCAGGCAAAAGCTAGGAAACAAGCGCA GAAGTTCAAATCATGTGGTTCTTTGCAAAAGGAAGACCCATTTACAAAACTGTGTTGGGGAACTTGTACGTGTGTGGCGTCCACAGGATAATAG GTACTATGGAGGATTCATATCTGATTTTAATAACTACTCTGGAATGCACACC ATAATATATGAGGATGAAAAAGTAGACATTCTTGATATGTCAAAAGAAGATTGGGACTTCCTATGA